From the Lathyrus oleraceus cultivar Zhongwan6 chromosome 4, CAAS_Psat_ZW6_1.0, whole genome shotgun sequence genome, one window contains:
- the LOC127073790 gene encoding uncharacterized protein LOC127073790 has translation MRGKHSLDLFLRRIIAGMVRTFFRLFVILLGLSHLICSTAVPVTRTENLMQDVQVHLITLENTPKVITEKNLQLEELNITERMDLELHDYPPSGANGRHTPRAP, from the exons ATGAGAGGAAAACATAGCCTAGATTTGTTTCTGAGAAGGATCATTGCAGGCATGGTAAGAACATTCTTCCGTTTATTCGTGATTCTTCTCGGCCTTTCTCATCTTATATGCTCGACCGCAGTCCCAGTCACAA GAACTGAAAACCTTATGCAAGATGTCCAAGTTCACCTAATTACTCTGGAAAATACCCCTAAG GTTATTACTGAGAAAAACTTGCAATTGGAAGAGTTAAACATTACTGAGAGGATGGATTTAGAACTCCATGATTATCCACCATCTGGCGCGAATGGTCGTCACACTCCAAGAGCACCATAA